The Sorangiineae bacterium MSr11367 genome window below encodes:
- a CDS encoding PilZ domain-containing protein, translating to MDGLLVPVRERKTPRHAVRLECQVVRERDFKLLSEQAVDLSAEGMLVLTDEAVLTGEEVLVSFRVPTLRAWFDAEATVARVVHGRRPNDRGRGLGLQFSRLGRVSASYVKAGLYRYPPTLPGREPRVDYAESVARIMMGTA from the coding sequence ATGGACGGTCTCTTGGTGCCGGTGCGAGAGCGTAAGACTCCGAGGCATGCGGTGCGGCTCGAGTGCCAAGTGGTGCGCGAGCGCGATTTCAAGCTGCTGAGCGAGCAGGCGGTGGACCTGTCTGCCGAGGGCATGCTGGTGCTGACCGACGAAGCCGTGCTGACGGGCGAAGAGGTGCTCGTCAGCTTTCGCGTCCCGACGTTGCGCGCGTGGTTCGACGCCGAGGCCACCGTCGCGCGCGTGGTCCATGGCCGCCGGCCGAACGATCGCGGGCGGGGCCTGGGCCTCCAATTCTCGCGCCTGGGCCGTGTGAGCGCGAGCTATGTCAAGGCGGGCCTGTACCGCTACCCACCGACCTTGCCGGGTCGCGAGCCGCGCGTCGATTATGCGGAATCGGTCGCGCGCATCATGATGGGGACGGCCTAA
- a CDS encoding PilZ domain-containing protein — MRPVMPQVLLQQRSVMRHAVEVSCQIVREQDMKLIGRRSLDLSTEGLLMPSEADVNIGDELMVSFRATDFGLLFATSGRVARILEGRRANDRGRCIGVSFRLGAIARHILRGGLRRVPPPLPRRAREKRVDYAKTVYEIAYGIDRFYFDS, encoded by the coding sequence ATGCGCCCCGTGATGCCGCAGGTGCTGCTCCAGCAACGTTCCGTCATGCGGCACGCTGTGGAAGTGTCGTGTCAGATCGTGCGCGAGCAGGACATGAAGTTGATCGGCCGCCGGTCGCTCGACCTATCGACCGAAGGTTTGCTCATGCCGTCGGAAGCCGATGTGAACATCGGCGATGAGCTCATGGTGTCCTTTCGCGCGACCGACTTCGGACTTCTCTTTGCGACGTCGGGCCGCGTGGCGCGCATTCTCGAAGGCCGCCGCGCGAACGATCGAGGGCGTTGCATCGGGGTGTCGTTTCGACTCGGTGCGATTGCGCGCCACATTCTGCGTGGGGGACTGCGTCGCGTACCGCCGCCGTTGCCGCGGCGCGCGCGTGAAAAGCGCGTCGACTATGCGAAGACCGTTTACGAGATTGCGTACGGCATCGACCGATTCTATTTCGATTCGTGA
- a CDS encoding VWA domain-containing protein → MAESAEKGKIAIVAMLAVGGIVASCGSSSDDSSGNGPGGQGPGAVDSGGGGGGGGGINPGGGWNGGSDASQGYDSGFTACAADSQRAKPVPLSMAVMLDSSGSMWLRTQAGEFKWDAAKRALGAFVGDAKSVGMSIGLQYFPLFLNEAPNRCTDSAQCGAAGPCVLKACSDAKGDYCSSDADCPQGVTCSVPLGQCHEEGEFKCRTDADCKTSTYDYGACDPMVASYCYRTEDSCNVPDYTKPAIDFAELPGAAAAVQQSLSGRFPNGYTPTSAALQGLENMAKAQHDAHPEHKIVSVFVTDGLPTRCDQNVTNISAIAAASLEAGIKTYVIGVFAQVEEAQAKPNLDLIAKAGGSETAFIINTDQSNASQALLQALSTIRGNSLPCEFVLPTPEAGVADYTKVNVKSTSGSGAEQIVPNVANEAACATAPGWFYDVDPNSGATPSKVKLCPATCDAIKTDTGAAIDILQGCKDIVVK, encoded by the coding sequence ATGGCAGAGAGCGCGGAGAAGGGGAAAATCGCGATCGTCGCCATGCTCGCGGTAGGCGGCATCGTTGCGTCGTGCGGGTCATCGAGCGATGACTCTTCGGGCAACGGTCCGGGCGGGCAAGGGCCGGGTGCCGTGGATAGCGGCGGCGGAGGTGGCGGAGGCGGAGGGATCAACCCAGGCGGAGGTTGGAACGGCGGGAGCGATGCGAGCCAAGGATACGACTCCGGCTTCACCGCATGTGCTGCCGATTCGCAACGCGCCAAACCCGTTCCGCTCAGCATGGCCGTCATGCTCGACTCGTCGGGATCCATGTGGCTTCGCACGCAGGCGGGCGAATTCAAATGGGATGCGGCGAAAAGGGCGCTCGGCGCATTCGTCGGCGACGCCAAGTCGGTGGGGATGAGCATCGGGCTCCAATATTTCCCGCTCTTTCTGAACGAGGCGCCCAATCGATGTACCGATAGTGCGCAATGCGGAGCGGCGGGACCTTGCGTCCTCAAAGCCTGCAGCGATGCCAAGGGCGACTATTGCTCGAGCGATGCCGATTGCCCGCAAGGGGTCACCTGCAGCGTTCCGCTCGGACAATGCCACGAAGAAGGCGAATTCAAGTGTCGGACCGACGCGGATTGCAAGACGTCCACATACGATTACGGCGCCTGCGATCCCATGGTCGCAAGCTATTGCTACCGCACGGAAGATAGCTGCAACGTTCCCGACTACACCAAGCCCGCGATCGATTTCGCGGAATTGCCTGGTGCCGCGGCCGCGGTTCAGCAATCGCTGAGCGGGCGTTTCCCGAATGGATACACGCCCACGTCGGCGGCGCTCCAAGGCCTGGAAAACATGGCCAAGGCGCAGCACGATGCGCATCCGGAACACAAAATCGTCTCGGTCTTCGTGACCGACGGTCTACCGACGCGGTGCGACCAAAACGTGACCAACATCTCTGCCATTGCTGCGGCGTCGCTCGAGGCGGGGATCAAGACGTACGTCATTGGCGTGTTCGCTCAAGTCGAGGAAGCGCAGGCGAAACCGAACCTCGACCTGATTGCCAAAGCGGGCGGGTCGGAAACGGCATTCATCATCAATACCGATCAGTCGAATGCCTCTCAGGCGCTGCTCCAAGCGCTGAGTACGATTCGCGGCAATTCGCTTCCGTGCGAATTCGTCTTGCCGACACCGGAGGCAGGCGTGGCCGACTACACCAAGGTGAACGTGAAGTCGACGTCCGGCTCCGGTGCCGAACAAATCGTGCCCAACGTCGCCAACGAGGCCGCGTGCGCGACCGCGCCCGGTTGGTTCTACGACGTCGATCCGAACAGCGGGGCCACGCCCAGCAAGGTGAAACTGTGCCCGGCAACCTGCGACGCGATCAAGACCGATACGGGAGCAGCGATCGACATTCTGCAGGGCTGCAAGGACATCGTCGTGAAGTGA
- a CDS encoding agmatine deiminase family protein — translation MHRGRLRIVPLVALGILAGAGCASADGADSAEDVREEGAVSASLRTKNLPNWATEEELAIQRRSSVAPPSERALAEEAEAAPGSGYRVPAEYEPVSTVVMTWAAHTDVLRGISVAAAGAGANVWMVGGPSSISGVPAAKYRALNIDYDSIWSRDYGPVGIFEPTKSLGIVDTKYRHYSSRIADDAMSCKLATQFNAECHTTSLILDGGNYMTDGKGNAFLSSRVYNWNSSLSRAQVDSLLKSYLGASTIHILDYAATSGGAPADGTGHIDMFAKLIGDCKVVVAETTNAPYKAATDKAANYFANLACGSGRYQVTRVKGWSSSGTWYTYTNSLIVNKTVIIPFYNSNTENQAAVQAYKSALPDYNVVGVNSEATIVEGGSIHCITKEIPSTGAQ, via the coding sequence ATGCATCGAGGACGGCTTCGAATCGTTCCACTCGTAGCACTGGGCATTTTGGCGGGCGCCGGTTGCGCCTCTGCAGATGGTGCGGATAGCGCGGAGGACGTGCGCGAAGAAGGCGCGGTGAGCGCCAGCCTGCGCACGAAGAATCTTCCCAACTGGGCGACGGAGGAGGAGCTCGCGATCCAGCGTCGGAGCAGCGTCGCTCCTCCGTCGGAGCGCGCACTCGCCGAGGAGGCCGAGGCGGCACCAGGGAGCGGATACCGCGTGCCCGCCGAGTACGAGCCCGTGAGCACCGTGGTCATGACGTGGGCGGCCCACACCGACGTGTTGCGCGGCATCTCCGTGGCCGCGGCGGGGGCCGGCGCAAACGTGTGGATGGTCGGGGGCCCGTCGTCGATTTCCGGCGTGCCGGCGGCGAAATACCGCGCGCTCAACATCGACTACGACAGCATTTGGTCGCGCGACTACGGTCCGGTGGGGATCTTCGAACCGACGAAGTCCCTCGGCATCGTCGACACCAAGTACCGCCACTACTCCTCGCGCATCGCCGACGATGCCATGTCGTGCAAGCTCGCGACGCAGTTCAACGCCGAGTGCCACACCACGAGCCTCATTCTCGATGGTGGCAACTACATGACCGACGGCAAGGGGAACGCCTTCCTGAGCAGCCGCGTCTACAATTGGAACTCGTCGCTGTCGCGTGCGCAGGTGGATTCGCTGCTCAAGAGCTACCTCGGCGCCTCGACGATCCACATTCTGGATTACGCGGCGACGTCGGGCGGTGCGCCGGCGGATGGCACCGGCCACATCGACATGTTCGCGAAGCTGATCGGCGATTGTAAGGTCGTCGTGGCGGAGACCACGAACGCGCCGTACAAGGCCGCCACCGACAAGGCCGCGAACTACTTTGCCAACCTGGCCTGCGGCTCCGGCCGCTACCAGGTGACCCGCGTCAAAGGCTGGTCGAGCAGCGGAACTTGGTACACGTATACGAACTCGCTCATCGTCAACAAGACGGTGATCATCCCGTTCTACAACTCGAACACCGAGAACCAGGCCGCGGTTCAGGCCTACAAATCCGCGCTGCCCGACTACAACGTCGTCGGGGTCAACAGCGAGGCGACCATCGTCGAGGGTGGCTCGATCCACTGCATCACCAAGGAAATTCCGTCGACCGGCGCCCAGTAA
- a CDS encoding chalcone isomerase family protein, giving the protein MKNAKRRPWLTPVLVVLCLVALVANAFALERLPNGYYHTGDGVRQKKILFASVDVYAIGHEMKELPPAKSKQAVIDADISKRFIWKMKRDVDSEKIQNALSEAYAMNGYTDKAKIGKFLAVFNKELKENQIVTITYDADKKTTTLQVQGGGASATADGVDFMKATWRIWFGKIDQPSLGDALISRLP; this is encoded by the coding sequence ATGAAAAACGCCAAACGTCGCCCCTGGCTCACGCCCGTTCTCGTTGTGCTCTGTCTTGTCGCGCTCGTCGCAAATGCGTTCGCGCTCGAGCGTCTTCCGAACGGCTACTACCACACGGGCGATGGCGTTCGGCAGAAGAAGATCCTGTTCGCCAGCGTCGATGTGTATGCCATCGGCCACGAGATGAAGGAGCTGCCGCCGGCGAAGTCGAAGCAGGCCGTCATCGATGCGGACATCAGCAAGCGGTTCATCTGGAAGATGAAGCGCGATGTCGACAGCGAGAAGATTCAGAACGCGCTCTCCGAGGCGTACGCCATGAACGGCTACACCGACAAGGCGAAGATCGGGAAGTTCCTTGCCGTCTTCAACAAGGAGCTGAAGGAAAATCAGATCGTCACCATCACGTACGATGCCGATAAAAAAACCACCACGCTGCAAGTCCAAGGTGGGGGCGCGAGCGCCACGGCCGACGGCGTCGATTTCATGAAGGCGACGTGGCGTATCTGGTTCGGCAAGATCGACCAGCCGTCGCTCGGCGATGCGCTGATTAGCCGTCTTCCCTGA
- a CDS encoding response regulator produces MGVRTASVLVVDDDVDIRETISMILEDEGYAVACASNGREALEYLREHQAPNLILLDLMMPVMDGVEFCNRQRQDPRIAEIPVVIVTASGQAKEQCAALNVKAFIYKPLALDTLLEKVEQWSSRGETS; encoded by the coding sequence ATGGGCGTTCGAACCGCGTCGGTTCTGGTCGTGGACGACGACGTCGATATCCGCGAGACCATCAGCATGATCCTCGAGGACGAAGGCTACGCGGTGGCGTGCGCTTCGAACGGGCGAGAAGCCCTCGAGTATTTGCGCGAACACCAGGCGCCGAACCTGATTTTACTCGACCTGATGATGCCCGTGATGGACGGAGTGGAATTCTGCAACCGTCAGCGGCAAGATCCGCGCATTGCAGAGATTCCCGTGGTCATCGTCACGGCCTCGGGCCAAGCCAAAGAGCAGTGCGCGGCCCTGAACGTCAAAGCGTTCATCTACAAGCCGCTCGCACTCGATACGCTGCTGGAAAAAGTGGAGCAGTGGAGCTCGAGGGGCGAGACGAGCTAG
- the malQ gene encoding 4-alpha-glucanotransferase: MPRLSQRASGVLLHPTSLPGPYGVGDLGAAARHFIDFLAAAQQRWWQMLPIGPVGYGNSPYSALSAFAGNPLLICLDRLAEEGLLSRSALAGPTDLPHERVDYARAARFRMEHLRAAFAAFRAGLSGAGRRSYDAFCARERHWLDDFALYAAIKSAHRETAWAVWPEGVRLRDPAALEGVRRELDEDVEFHRFLQYQFNEEWDQLRAYAHERGIGLIGDLPIFVSHDSADVWQRRDLFALDEGGMPKVISGVPPDYFSATGQRWGNPLYLWHSRRRGVYAWWTERFRTTLARFDAVRLDHFIGFQRYWEIPAHEPTAVRGRWMKGPGARFFEHVKKGLGVHGTLPLIAEDLGCVTPAVTALRQRFDLPGIRLLQFAFGTDPQASTFLPHAYPRRAVVYTGTHDNDTTVGWFQEEGGSQSTRTSEDTEKERRAALAYLGVSDGKNIHWDMIRTIQASVPNTAIVTMQDLLGLGSEARMNRPGLATGNWEWRFRKSDLTHELADRLGSITRTYGRSP, encoded by the coding sequence GTGCCAAGACTAAGCCAGCGTGCGAGCGGCGTTCTTTTGCACCCGACGAGCCTCCCGGGCCCGTACGGCGTGGGAGATCTGGGTGCCGCAGCGCGGCACTTCATCGACTTCCTCGCCGCGGCCCAGCAGCGATGGTGGCAGATGTTGCCCATCGGCCCGGTGGGGTATGGCAACTCGCCGTACAGCGCGCTGTCGGCCTTCGCCGGAAATCCGCTGCTCATCTGCCTCGATCGGCTCGCCGAGGAAGGCCTCCTCTCGCGCAGTGCCTTGGCCGGCCCCACGGACCTTCCCCACGAGCGCGTCGATTACGCGCGCGCCGCACGCTTCCGCATGGAGCATTTGCGCGCGGCGTTCGCGGCGTTTCGCGCGGGTCTGAGCGGGGCGGGGCGGCGAAGCTACGACGCGTTCTGCGCGCGTGAGCGGCATTGGCTCGACGACTTTGCGTTGTATGCGGCCATCAAGTCCGCCCATCGTGAAACGGCATGGGCCGTATGGCCGGAGGGCGTGCGCTTGCGCGATCCGGCCGCCCTCGAGGGCGTGCGGCGCGAGCTCGACGAGGACGTCGAGTTTCATCGATTTTTGCAATATCAATTCAACGAAGAGTGGGATCAGCTTCGGGCTTACGCGCACGAGCGCGGCATCGGCCTGATTGGCGATTTGCCCATCTTCGTTTCGCACGACAGTGCGGATGTTTGGCAACGGCGCGATCTGTTCGCCTTGGACGAGGGCGGTATGCCCAAGGTCATCTCGGGCGTTCCACCGGACTACTTCAGTGCGACGGGGCAGCGATGGGGCAATCCTCTGTACCTGTGGCATTCGCGCCGGCGCGGCGTGTACGCCTGGTGGACCGAGCGATTCCGCACCACTTTGGCGCGCTTCGATGCCGTGCGGCTCGATCACTTCATCGGCTTTCAGCGCTATTGGGAAATCCCGGCGCACGAGCCTACCGCCGTGCGCGGCCGTTGGATGAAGGGACCGGGCGCTCGCTTCTTCGAGCACGTGAAGAAGGGCCTCGGTGTGCACGGCACCTTGCCGCTCATCGCCGAAGATCTGGGCTGCGTCACGCCGGCGGTCACCGCCCTGCGCCAGCGCTTCGACCTTCCGGGCATCCGCCTTCTGCAATTCGCCTTTGGGACCGATCCGCAGGCGTCCACGTTCCTTCCGCATGCGTACCCGCGCCGCGCCGTCGTGTACACCGGTACGCACGACAACGACACGACGGTGGGCTGGTTCCAGGAAGAAGGGGGCAGCCAGAGCACTCGCACGTCGGAGGACACGGAGAAGGAGCGGCGCGCCGCGCTCGCTTATCTCGGCGTCTCCGATGGAAAAAATATTCACTGGGACATGATCCGCACGATCCAGGCGTCCGTGCCCAACACCGCCATCGTGACCATGCAGGACCTGCTTGGCCTCGGCTCCGAGGCGCGAATGAATCGCCCAGGCCTTGCAACGGGCAATTGGGAATGGCGATTCCGCAAGTCCGACCTCACACACGAGCTCGCCGACCGATTGGGCAGCATCACGCGTACGTATGGGCGCAGTCCGTAA
- a CDS encoding protein kinase, protein MSQGDKPASIPPESGTLLAQRYEVIRELGRGGMGVVYLCRDLVSGERVALKRLRTPDEAKGQTRPEETWWFHQEARAVAALEHPTLVRARDFGTLADGSPYLVMEALPGRSVHEWMHTTTLPWPVIWALVDQVLAGLAHAHARGVIHGDLKPSNVMLDLATSGRGPRAYILDLGLAWLRQQRHDPRLDGAPQPELATHAGAGTVGWVAPEQIRKAATLVGPPTDLYALGCILYRILVGKEVFEGTAQEVLRAHKRTPVPPLTLATGVPSGVSPYVQKLLAKRPWHRYEYAADARRAWARFKPNESATLEEVVAAGPAPPVAPSSRPALGRAVAAARSLAPGLLGLRPSPLVAREDERRLLWDLVEQMAAPQGPARALIALLGEAGVGKSRLASWLCETVHEHGMMVPLRARYGRIPTPLDGVTGAVNAHFGLEGADRALVEQTLINRWEVAADNDEELTWVAATAEWLRPTPPGTVTPLGPSGKRFVLDTPELRWVVIRKVFERIGRDRPILLWSDDLHQASPNTFEVLRRMHQSIGRPGGREVKLMAIATARSETLASDLDAALRMESARAEWNGRVIELKPLASDETDALLRSTLPLDDSAVERARQQSRGNPLFALQLLHAWAGGGYLKLEKGKYRVPDSALLGRAITTAELWDERLRAVPTELRLSAYAAAALGEDIRGEVLKTLVASLGMDPRDALVGLTRAQILLASGNDQFRWPHALLLEHLLVRLHERKDAPAIFRLAANALAKHPAVGSRRIMKHRVANLLKAGDDDVAANLMFKFIQGSWRRGRDTAATLRDLELLAGHVSGSTAAEYAYWRAEALRHTGKLDEARDQAEAARKAFAEAGDLGREAHTLRLLGHIASDLGHPAHGRLQVVQALSHFEKEGDEAGYAQAQVVLGEIDYLLGEHARARDVLNQASVRCSAVGDALGRAQCLILMAMISTAVGGYDLSRELLIEARAEFDAMGYRLGLAQCDVVLGHADHRAFDFERARTRALSARSSFRELQNPRGEAACERLLAMIAIDTEDYNAAASHAKVAGRLYDTLKDPWGEVEAKLLLAQVALARGDAGEKGAPALLAACDAIVLDEAEPRQHRHLTRAWLFQKEARWEEAAQELELARTAYGERTRTGDHAPQLLARFARLKWEEPARTTVDTWMDSMTRESRLGSESATWSTWAR, encoded by the coding sequence ATGTCGCAGGGCGACAAACCCGCATCGATTCCTCCTGAGTCTGGGACTCTCCTCGCGCAGCGGTACGAGGTAATTCGCGAACTCGGTCGCGGCGGGATGGGGGTCGTTTACCTCTGTCGCGATCTCGTGAGCGGAGAACGCGTCGCGCTCAAACGGCTTCGCACGCCGGATGAAGCCAAGGGGCAAACACGCCCCGAGGAGACCTGGTGGTTCCACCAGGAAGCGCGTGCCGTTGCCGCCCTCGAGCATCCCACGCTCGTGCGCGCGCGCGACTTCGGCACCTTGGCCGACGGCTCGCCGTACCTCGTGATGGAGGCACTGCCCGGCCGCAGCGTGCACGAATGGATGCACACGACCACGCTGCCGTGGCCGGTCATCTGGGCGCTGGTCGATCAGGTTCTCGCGGGGCTCGCGCATGCGCATGCACGCGGCGTCATCCATGGCGATTTGAAGCCGTCGAACGTGATGCTCGATCTGGCGACGTCGGGCCGCGGACCGCGTGCGTACATCTTGGACTTGGGGCTCGCGTGGCTGCGCCAGCAGCGCCACGATCCTCGCCTCGATGGCGCCCCGCAGCCCGAGTTGGCCACGCACGCGGGGGCAGGTACCGTGGGCTGGGTGGCCCCGGAGCAAATTCGCAAGGCCGCCACGTTGGTGGGGCCGCCGACGGATCTCTATGCGCTCGGGTGCATCCTGTACCGCATCCTCGTCGGCAAGGAAGTCTTCGAGGGCACCGCGCAAGAAGTGCTGCGCGCGCACAAGCGCACGCCGGTGCCGCCGCTGACGCTCGCCACGGGCGTGCCGTCGGGCGTGAGCCCGTACGTGCAGAAGCTTCTCGCGAAGCGTCCGTGGCATCGCTACGAATACGCGGCCGATGCGCGACGTGCGTGGGCTCGCTTCAAGCCGAACGAATCGGCCACGCTGGAAGAAGTGGTGGCCGCGGGGCCCGCTCCGCCGGTGGCTCCCTCGTCGCGTCCCGCGTTGGGGCGTGCGGTAGCGGCCGCGCGCTCGCTGGCGCCCGGCCTTCTCGGGCTGCGTCCGTCGCCGCTGGTGGCGCGTGAGGACGAGCGGCGGCTGCTCTGGGATCTCGTCGAGCAGATGGCCGCGCCGCAGGGCCCGGCACGGGCGCTGATCGCGCTTCTCGGTGAGGCCGGCGTGGGCAAGAGCCGCCTGGCCTCGTGGCTCTGCGAAACGGTGCACGAGCACGGCATGATGGTGCCGCTGCGCGCGCGGTATGGCCGCATCCCCACGCCGCTCGACGGCGTCACGGGCGCGGTGAACGCGCACTTCGGCCTGGAAGGGGCCGATCGCGCGCTGGTGGAGCAAACGCTCATCAACCGGTGGGAGGTCGCCGCCGACAACGACGAAGAGCTCACCTGGGTGGCCGCCACCGCGGAGTGGCTCCGACCGACGCCGCCCGGCACTGTCACGCCGCTCGGCCCGTCGGGCAAGCGCTTCGTGCTGGACACCCCCGAGCTCCGCTGGGTGGTCATCCGCAAGGTGTTCGAGCGCATCGGGCGCGATCGGCCGATCCTCCTCTGGTCGGACGACTTGCACCAGGCGTCGCCCAACACGTTCGAGGTGCTGCGTCGCATGCACCAGTCCATCGGGCGCCCCGGCGGTCGCGAAGTGAAGCTGATGGCCATCGCCACCGCGCGCAGCGAAACGCTGGCGAGCGATCTCGATGCCGCACTTCGCATGGAGTCCGCGCGCGCCGAGTGGAACGGGCGGGTCATCGAATTGAAGCCGCTGGCCAGCGACGAGACCGACGCGTTGCTTCGGTCCACCTTGCCGCTGGACGATTCGGCGGTGGAGCGTGCGCGCCAACAGAGCCGCGGCAACCCGCTGTTCGCGTTGCAGCTGCTCCACGCGTGGGCGGGCGGCGGTTACCTCAAATTGGAGAAGGGCAAGTACCGCGTGCCCGACAGCGCGCTGCTCGGCCGCGCCATCACCACCGCGGAACTGTGGGACGAGCGCCTGCGCGCCGTGCCGACGGAGCTGCGCCTCTCTGCGTACGCGGCCGCGGCCTTGGGCGAAGACATCCGCGGCGAGGTGCTCAAGACCTTGGTCGCATCGCTGGGCATGGACCCGCGTGATGCGCTCGTGGGCCTCACGCGCGCGCAGATCCTGCTCGCGTCGGGCAACGACCAATTCCGCTGGCCGCACGCTTTGTTGCTCGAGCACCTTTTGGTGCGCCTGCACGAGCGCAAAGACGCGCCGGCCATCTTCCGCTTGGCGGCGAACGCCCTGGCGAAGCATCCTGCCGTGGGATCGCGCCGCATCATGAAGCACCGCGTGGCGAACTTGCTCAAGGCCGGCGACGACGACGTCGCGGCCAACTTGATGTTCAAGTTCATCCAGGGCTCGTGGCGCCGCGGTCGCGACACGGCGGCGACCTTGCGTGATCTCGAGCTGCTCGCCGGCCACGTGAGCGGATCGACGGCCGCCGAGTACGCGTACTGGCGCGCCGAGGCACTGCGGCACACGGGCAAGTTGGACGAAGCGCGCGACCAGGCCGAAGCGGCCCGCAAAGCCTTTGCCGAGGCGGGCGATCTCGGTCGCGAAGCGCACACGTTGCGGTTGCTCGGTCACATTGCATCGGACTTGGGTCACCCCGCGCACGGGCGGCTGCAGGTCGTGCAAGCGCTCTCGCACTTCGAGAAGGAAGGGGATGAAGCGGGCTACGCGCAGGCGCAGGTCGTTCTCGGCGAGATCGACTACCTCCTCGGCGAGCACGCCCGCGCGCGCGACGTGCTCAATCAAGCGAGTGTGCGCTGCAGTGCCGTGGGCGACGCCCTCGGGCGCGCGCAGTGCCTCATTCTGATGGCCATGATCTCCACGGCCGTGGGCGGCTACGATCTGTCCCGCGAGCTCCTCATCGAGGCGCGCGCGGAGTTCGACGCCATGGGCTATCGCCTCGGCCTGGCCCAATGCGACGTGGTGCTCGGCCACGCCGACCACCGCGCCTTCGACTTCGAGCGGGCGCGCACGCGGGCTCTGTCCGCGCGCTCGTCGTTCCGCGAGTTGCAAAACCCGCGCGGTGAGGCGGCGTGCGAGCGCCTGCTCGCGATGATCGCGATCGACACCGAGGACTACAACGCCGCCGCGTCCCACGCGAAGGTCGCGGGTCGCTTGTACGACACGCTCAAGGATCCCTGGGGCGAGGTGGAGGCCAAGCTGCTGCTCGCGCAGGTCGCGCTGGCGCGCGGCGATGCGGGCGAGAAGGGCGCGCCTGCGCTGCTGGCCGCCTGCGACGCCATCGTGCTCGACGAGGCCGAGCCTCGACAACACCGTCACCTCACGCGCGCCTGGCTCTTCCAAAAGGAGGCGCGCTGGGAAGAGGCCGCGCAAGAGCTGGAACTGGCCCGCACCGCCTATGGCGAGCGCACCCGTACGGGGGACCACGCGCCGCAGCTTCTCGCGCGCTTTGCCCGCCTTAAATGGGAGGAGCCGGCGCGCACCACGGTGGACACCTGGATGGATTCCATGACCCGGGAAAGCCGCTTGGGCTCCGAATCCGCGACGTGGTCGACCTGGGCCCGGTAG
- a CDS encoding sterol desaturase family protein yields the protein MSRPQTTRMFESDFLEWFSRIHPATPFIAWIPVSSYIVYRSVSRHDLPVLGVAGLFFLGVFAWTFAEYVLHRYVFHWTKDTPIGRRIHFLMHGVHHDFPNDKDRLVMPLGFSIPLGVLFYAFYYFTMGLRVGEPFFAGFVIGYLAYDGTHYAVHHFKQTTRIGKWLRRHHMLHHHADHSGGFGVSSPLWDLVFNTMPKAKRQQSQG from the coding sequence TTGAGCCGTCCTCAGACGACGCGGATGTTCGAGAGTGACTTTCTCGAATGGTTCTCGCGGATCCACCCCGCCACGCCGTTCATCGCGTGGATCCCGGTGTCTTCGTACATCGTCTACCGGAGCGTCTCCCGTCACGATCTGCCCGTTCTGGGCGTCGCCGGGCTGTTTTTCCTCGGCGTCTTCGCGTGGACGTTCGCCGAGTACGTCCTGCACCGTTACGTCTTTCACTGGACGAAGGACACGCCCATCGGGCGCCGCATCCACTTCCTCATGCACGGCGTCCACCACGACTTTCCGAACGACAAGGATCGTCTGGTGATGCCTCTGGGCTTCAGCATCCCGCTCGGGGTGCTCTTCTACGCGTTCTACTACTTCACGATGGGCCTGCGCGTTGGCGAGCCGTTCTTTGCCGGCTTCGTGATCGGCTACCTCGCGTACGACGGTACGCACTACGCCGTGCACCACTTCAAGCAGACCACGCGCATCGGCAAGTGGTTGCGCCGCCATCACATGCTGCACCACCACGCCGACCACTCCGGCGGCTTTGGCGTTTCGTCCCCCCTTTGGGACCTCGTGTTCAACACGATGCCGAAGGCGAAGCGGCAGCAGTCGCAAGGCTAG